The proteins below come from a single Mya arenaria isolate MELC-2E11 chromosome 6, ASM2691426v1 genomic window:
- the LOC128237549 gene encoding uncharacterized protein LOC128237549 — protein MPAKKKFKKSDKCKTPMTASDEVPQITKRSIVRGSACCHGASGTVGAKDGSGSGGSKQQHSPENCSVDVLEPRNVSPMMSGNDSTVVGKESCDSVHDDASDVHDSTDGGETQEDVTQNTKPKSKTKKPRNRIVIISEEDQDKIREFLLANDFLYDKHRDQWRDTQSRERKWEELSELIGRDAKDIKQWYQSTRSKLSEIKNKKVTPSGSGFEVEGVTDKARRLWERFQFLLPHIGAVKSRTVCSIKQKRAARLHVQLPDLDDEGQTNRVVPTQEAEEDVSAADASLERPNSTPPISASSDPATCTRPPLVRDPKRAKVVDTAPDEGIQALVRCSQQLMVVGDNLARYLRPESTAQERQRQNFADMSANILRQLPEDLYMEASNRIWTVLQDVQRNAHARSDTQAPPQPQAPVTGRPMSYQQPQWQPDPSQWTSNPPQASVWGSMGCDYIRQTHPGYLQGQSQSQEQSAPRQTLPEDIFTASMVAAGIPVSSQPEEGSEDL, from the exons ATGCCtgcaaaaaagaaatttaagaaATCCGACAAATGCAAGACCCCCATGACTGCCTCTGATGAGGTCCCACAGATCACAAAAAGATCCATCGTCAGGGGAAGTGCTTGTTGCCACGGTGCCAGTGGTACAGTTGGTGCTAAAGACGGAAGCGGTAGTGGCGGATCCAAGCAGCAGCATTCCCCAGAGAACTGCTCAGTGGATGTCCTTGAACCTCGTAACGTCTCTCCTATGATGAGTGGGAATGATTCTACAGTAGTCGGCAAAGAATCCTGTGATTCTGTTCATGACGATGCCTCTGATGTTCATGACAGTACGGATGGTGGAGAGACACAGGAAGACGTCACTCAGAACACCAAACCCAAGTCAAAGACCAAGAAGCCCAGAAATCGCATAGT TATCATCTCCGAGGAAGATCAGGACAAGATTCGTGAGTTCTTGTTAGCCAATGACTTCCTGTACGACAAACACAGAGACCAATGGAGGGATACACAATCCAGGGAGAGGAAGTGGGAGGAGCTGAGCGAACTTATAGGCCGTGATGCCAAGGATATCAAACAGTGGTATCAGTCCACAAGGTCCAAGCTGAGTGAAATCAAGAACAAGAAGGTCACTCCATCTGGGAGTGGTTTTGAAGTAGAAGGAGTCACTGACAAGGCCAGGAGACTGTGGGAACGTTTCCAGTTTCTGCTTCCGCACATAGGTGCAGTGAAATCCCGAACTGTTTGCAGC aTTAAGCAGAAAAGAGCAGCCAGACTTCACGTCCAACTTCCTGACCTTGATGACGAGGGCCAGACTAACCGAGTTGTCCCCACACAAGAAGCCGAAGAGGACGTCTCTGCAGCTGATGCTTCGTTAGAGCGACCAAATAGTACTCCTCCTATCTCTGCGTCTTCAGACCCTGCCACATGCACGCGACCTCCACTTGTGCGTGACCCCAAGAGAGCCAAGGTAGTCGATACAGCGCCTGATGAGGGTATCCAGGCTCTTGTCCGTTGTAGTCAGCAGCTAATGGTGGTAGGAGACAATTTGGCAAGGTACCTCCGACCAGAGAGTACCGCCCAGGAGCGTCAGAGGCAAAACTTTGCCGACATGAGTGCGAACATTCTTAGACAGCTGCCTGAGGACCTGTATATGGAGGCATCAAACCGCATTTGGACTGTTCTGCAAGATGTCCAGCGAAATGCCCATGCACGCAGTGACACTCAAGCTCCGCCCCAACCTCAAGCTCCAGTTACAGGCAGACCCATGTCATACCAGCAACCACAGTGGCAGCCTGATCCCTCACAGTGGACCAGCAACCCACCTCAAGCCAGCGTGTGGGGTTCTATGGGGTGCGATTATATTCGCCAAACACACCCAGGTTACCTCCAGGGACAATCACAGTCACAGGAACAGTCAGCTCCCCGACAAACCTTGCCTGAGGACATTTTCACAGCTAGCATGGTGGCAGCTGGTATCCCTGTCTCCTCACAGCCTGAGGAGGGCTCGGAAGACCTTTAG
- the LOC128237550 gene encoding putative nuclease HARBI1 has translation MTPEMFDELLQRLAPRLQKSDTHWRKALDPGLKLAVTLRHLAAGDSYPSLSYDFRVASSTISLFIPEVCEAIVQSFSEDVIPIPNTPEEWRPIAEEFERRWNVPHACGALDGKHIALRKPRRSGSEYYNYKGFFSIVLMALVDANYRFLWIDVGGHGHMSDAQIYNNSELCEMLEDGTIGLPPPEPLPNDDRDMPYFILGDDAFGLRTYLMKPFGRRGLEREKLITNYRLSRGRRVVENAFGILAARFRVLLTTMQQTPEIAATIVESCVCLHNLMRIRYPGLQQAQLDQEDDQHNLVPGAWRTNEMLTAIQQVRGHNRDATDAKQQREYLSKYFNSAAGSVPWQDRMVN, from the coding sequence ATGACACCGGAAATGTTCGACGAGCTTCTGCAACGCCTCGCGCCCAGACTTCAGAAGTCGGACACCCACTGGAGAAAAGCCCTAGATCCCGGATTGAAACTGGCGGTAACACTACGGCACCTAGCAGCAGGGGATTCCTACCCTTCCCTCTCTTATGATTTTAGGGTGGCTAGTTCAACAATTTCCCTCTTTATCCCAGAAGTCTGCGAGGCCATAGTACAATCATTTAGCGAAGATGTCATCCCTATCCCCAATACACCTGAAGAATGGAGGCCAATAGCTGAAGAGTTTGAAAGGAGGTGGAATGTCCCTCATGCATGTGGAGCTCTTGATGGCAAACACATTGCTCTGAGGAAGCCCCGCAGATCCGGCTCTGAATACTACAACTATAAAGGATTTTTCTCAATTGTGCTCATGGCTCTTGTTGATGCCAACTACAGGTTTCTGTGGATAGACGTCGGAGGTCATGGGCACATGTCAGATGCCCAGATATATAACAATTCAGAGCTCTGTGAGATGCTAGAAGATGGAACCATTGGCTTACCACCTCCAGAACCTCTTCCAAATGATGACCGTGATATGCCTTACTTCATTCTTGGTGACGATGCTTTTGGGTTAAGGACCTATTTGATGAAGCCCTTTGGAAGACGCGGCCTGGAAAGGGAGAAGCTCATAACCAATTACCGGCTATCTAGAGGAAGAAGAGTGGTCGAAAATGCATTTGGCATCCTGGCGGCCAGATTCAGAGTGCTTCTCACAACTATGCAGCAAACACCGGAAATTGCTGCAACCATAGTTGAATCGTGTGTGTGCTTGCACAATCTAATGAGGATTAGGTATCCCGGCCTACAACAAGCTCAACTGGACCAAGAGGATGACCAGCATAACCTTGTTCCTGGAGCCTGGAGAACGAATGAGATGCTGACTGCAATCCAGCAAGTAAGGGGCCATAATCGTGACGCAACCGACGCCAAACAGCAGAGGGAGTACTTATCCAAGTACTTTAATAGTGCAGCCGGGTCTGTGCCTTGGCAAGACAGAATGGTAAACTAG